A region of Nodosilinea sp. FACHB-141 DNA encodes the following proteins:
- a CDS encoding ABC transporter permease translates to MQLKPILLFFGYKLVRLALLLVAVAVLTFGLMSLSPIDPVQAYVGADVLQVSAAQRELIAQRWGLDQPMIVRFWDWFGQIIQGNWGTSMVFNQPVLQVIGQRFQVSLQLLAIAWLLSGLLGLVLGVLAGAFEGTWIDRGIRLYAYTLASSPTFWVALLLLILFSVSLRLTPICCAAPPGVLAQNVTFWQHLHHLLLPALALSIIGIASIALHTRQKLIDVLHSDYVLFARAQGESLWGILRHHGLRNILLPALTLQFASLSELFGGSVLVEQVFAYPGLGQATVQAALRSDVPLLVGIVFFSALFVYTGNTLADLSYQVIDPRIRIGGRTTA, encoded by the coding sequence ATGCAACTAAAGCCAATTCTGCTGTTTTTCGGCTACAAGCTAGTGCGGCTGGCGCTGCTCCTGGTCGCCGTAGCGGTGCTAACCTTTGGCCTGATGAGCCTGTCACCCATTGACCCGGTGCAAGCCTACGTTGGGGCCGACGTGCTGCAGGTCAGTGCCGCCCAGCGAGAGCTGATCGCTCAGCGCTGGGGCCTGGATCAGCCGATGATTGTGCGCTTTTGGGACTGGTTTGGGCAAATCATTCAGGGCAACTGGGGCACCTCAATGGTGTTTAACCAGCCGGTTTTGCAGGTGATCGGCCAGCGGTTTCAGGTGTCGCTACAACTGCTTGCAATCGCATGGCTCCTGTCTGGTCTGCTGGGGCTAGTGCTGGGCGTGCTGGCCGGGGCTTTTGAGGGCACCTGGATTGACCGGGGCATTCGTCTCTATGCTTACACTCTGGCGTCGTCGCCGACGTTTTGGGTGGCGCTGCTGCTGCTGATTCTCTTTTCGGTGTCACTGCGGCTGACCCCGATTTGCTGTGCAGCTCCGCCGGGGGTGCTGGCCCAAAACGTTACTTTCTGGCAGCATCTGCACCATCTGCTGCTGCCCGCCCTCGCCCTGAGCATCATTGGCATTGCCAGCATTGCCCTCCACACCCGCCAGAAGCTGATCGATGTGCTGCACAGCGACTATGTGCTGTTTGCTCGCGCTCAGGGCGAGAGCCTCTGGGGTATCTTGCGGCACCACGGACTGAGGAACATCCTGCTGCCCGCGTTAACCCTGCAATTTGCCTCCCTCAGTGAGCTATTTGGCGGCTCGGTGCTGGTGGAGCAGGTGTTTGCCTATCCGGGGCTAGGGCAGGCGACCGTGCAGGCAGCGTTGCGCAGCGATGTGCCGCTGCTGGTGGGCATCGTTTTCTTTAGCGCCCTGTTTGTTTACACCGGCAATACCTTGGCCGATCTGTCTTACCAGGTGATTGACCCACGCATCCGCATTGGCGGCAGGACGACCGCATGA
- a CDS encoding ABC transporter permease: protein MTTLAPPQIRAAKQRSSRRQQTLWTIGLCAFFLAAIIFSTWVIGDAGLSPVLTQRNQPPSLAHPFGTDWLGRDMLTRSLHGMSLSLRVGLLAATASALIATLLGLAAGTLGGWVDAVICWIIDVCFSLPHLVLLILVAFAVGGGTRGVIIAVALTHWPSLARVIRAEVLQVNSSDYVQLSHRLGRSPAWIARHHMVPHVIPQLLVGLILLFPHAILHEAALSFIGIGISPHLPAIGIILAESMRHLSTGYWWLGVMPGLLLLLSVKAFDWLGENLRALLDPKTSQG from the coding sequence ATGACCACCCTTGCACCTCCCCAAATTCGCGCTGCCAAACAGCGGAGCAGTCGACGGCAGCAGACCCTTTGGACCATTGGGCTATGTGCCTTCTTTTTAGCGGCCATCATCTTCAGCACCTGGGTGATTGGCGATGCTGGACTTAGCCCGGTATTGACCCAGCGCAACCAGCCCCCCTCCCTAGCCCATCCCTTTGGCACCGACTGGTTGGGGCGAGACATGCTGACGCGATCGCTCCACGGCATGTCCCTCAGCCTGCGGGTGGGTCTGCTGGCCGCCACCGCCAGCGCGCTGATTGCCACTCTGCTGGGGTTAGCGGCAGGCACGTTGGGCGGCTGGGTTGATGCCGTTATCTGCTGGATTATCGACGTGTGCTTTAGCCTGCCCCACCTGGTGCTGCTGATTTTAGTTGCCTTTGCGGTCGGGGGCGGCACCCGGGGGGTAATCATCGCCGTAGCGCTGACCCACTGGCCTAGTCTGGCCCGCGTCATTCGAGCAGAGGTGTTGCAGGTCAACAGCTCCGACTATGTGCAGCTCTCCCATCGGCTGGGTCGCTCTCCCGCCTGGATTGCCCGCCACCACATGGTGCCCCACGTCATTCCTCAGCTGCTGGTGGGGTTGATTCTGCTGTTTCCCCACGCCATTTTGCACGAGGCAGCGCTGTCGTTTATCGGCATTGGCATTTCGCCGCACCTGCCTGCCATCGGCATTATTTTGGCGGAGTCGATGCGGCACCTATCTACCGGCTACTGGTGGTTGGGGGTGATGCCCGGTTTGCTGCTGCTGCTGTCGGTCAAAGCTTTTGACTGGCTGGGCGAAAATCTGCGGGCGTTGCTCGATCCAAAGACGAGTCAGGGGTAG
- a CDS encoding ABC transporter ATP-binding protein — protein sequence MLSVSNLSVTFTQYEQGLRRKQLTVITDLDLEVKAGEVVAVVGASGSGKSLLAHAILGILPENATVGGTMLFQGQPLTPQRWQQLRGKAIALIPQSVGYLDPLMRVGQQVQRVAQLNGLSKPAARTTVKQTFHRYDLPPQTGRCYPFQVSGGMARRVLVSTAVVSQADLVIADEPTPGLHPDVVVETLNHLRELAQEGRGVILITHDIQAALMVADRVAVFYAGTTAEIASAQDFATRNLRHPYTQALWRSLPQNDFAPVPGNQPSPEALPVGCLFSDRCPWMTEACLPERPALRAVRGGLVRCIHADR from the coding sequence ATGCTGTCAGTTTCAAATCTCAGCGTTACGTTTACCCAGTACGAGCAGGGGCTGCGCCGCAAGCAGCTCACGGTGATCACTGACCTGGATTTGGAGGTCAAAGCCGGGGAAGTGGTGGCGGTGGTGGGCGCTAGCGGGTCGGGTAAGAGCCTGCTGGCCCACGCCATTTTGGGAATTTTGCCGGAGAACGCGACCGTCGGCGGCACAATGCTGTTTCAGGGTCAGCCGCTGACGCCCCAACGGTGGCAGCAGCTGCGCGGCAAGGCCATTGCTCTGATTCCTCAGTCGGTGGGCTACCTCGATCCGCTGATGCGGGTGGGGCAGCAGGTGCAGCGGGTGGCCCAGCTCAACGGCCTATCTAAGCCTGCGGCCCGAACGACGGTGAAGCAAACCTTTCATCGCTACGACTTGCCGCCCCAGACCGGTCGCTGCTACCCGTTTCAGGTGTCGGGGGGAATGGCGCGGCGGGTGCTGGTGTCTACGGCGGTGGTCAGCCAGGCCGACCTGGTGATTGCCGACGAACCCACTCCTGGCCTGCACCCCGATGTGGTGGTCGAAACCCTGAATCACCTGCGGGAGTTGGCCCAGGAAGGGCGCGGGGTAATTCTCATTACCCACGACATTCAAGCGGCGCTGATGGTGGCTGACCGGGTAGCGGTGTTTTACGCCGGCACGACCGCAGAGATCGCCTCGGCTCAGGACTTTGCTACCAGGAACCTGCGTCACCCCTACACCCAGGCGCTCTGGCGATCGCTGCCCCAAAATGATTTTGCGCCGGTACCCGGTAACCAGCCCAGCCCTGAGGCGCTGCCGGTGGGCTGCCTGTTTAGCGATCGCTGCCCCTGGATGACAGAGGCCTGTCTGCCCGAGCGACCGGCGCTGCGGGCAGTGCGAGGTGGTTTAGTGAGGTGCATTCATGCTGACCGGTGA
- a CDS encoding ABC transporter ATP-binding protein has translation MLTGEGLWFRYAPQLPWVVQSQSLTVKPGEVVGLMAPSGFGKTTLAKLLAGYLMPTQGGVSVDEQPLPARRYCPVQLVFQNPELAVNPRWRIDQILREGHPPQMHQLDALGIHPGWLSRYPHELSGGELQRIAIARTLNPQTRYLIADEMTAMLDANTQALIWQAVLAYTRSHQIGVLVVSHDWPLMRRLCDRILDLAATQDHRTLISQ, from the coding sequence ATGCTGACCGGTGAAGGACTTTGGTTTCGCTATGCGCCCCAGCTGCCCTGGGTGGTGCAGTCCCAGTCTCTGACCGTGAAACCGGGCGAAGTCGTCGGACTGATGGCCCCTTCTGGCTTTGGCAAAACAACCCTAGCTAAGCTGTTGGCAGGCTATTTGATGCCCACCCAAGGCGGGGTGAGCGTAGACGAGCAGCCGCTTCCTGCCCGGCGGTACTGCCCAGTGCAGCTCGTTTTTCAAAATCCGGAGCTGGCGGTCAACCCGCGCTGGCGCATCGACCAGATTTTGCGCGAAGGCCATCCCCCCCAGATGCATCAGCTCGATGCTCTGGGCATTCACCCTGGCTGGCTCAGCCGCTACCCCCACGAGCTGAGCGGCGGTGAGCTGCAGCGAATTGCGATCGCCCGCACCCTCAACCCCCAGACCCGCTACCTGATCGCCGACGAAATGACGGCCATGCTCGACGCCAACACCCAGGCGCTGATCTGGCAGGCCGTTCTGGCCTACACCCGCTCCCATCAGATCGGGGTTTTGGTGGTCAGCCACGATTGGCCTCTGATGAGGCGGCTGTGCGACCGCATCCTCGATTTGGCCGCCACACAAGACCACCGCACTCTAATTTCTCAGTAG
- a CDS encoding DUF1349 domain-containing protein has product MQWLNEPPQWAQTDQQITLTTAPNTDFWRITHYGFIRHSGHFFYETITGDFVAEVTIVGQYRDLYDQAGLMVHIDNNHWLKAGIEYVNGVQNLSAVVTHDYSDWSMVALTKAPETLRLRLERRGEAIELLYRDENGDFRPFRLTYFQDAPALQIGIMAASPEGDGFEVTFAGYAIQPSIEA; this is encoded by the coding sequence ATGCAATGGCTCAATGAACCGCCCCAGTGGGCACAAACCGACCAGCAAATTACCCTCACTACCGCCCCCAACACTGACTTTTGGCGGATTACCCACTATGGCTTTATTCGCCACAGCGGTCACTTTTTCTACGAAACTATCACCGGAGACTTCGTAGCCGAGGTCACGATTGTGGGACAGTATCGCGACCTCTACGACCAAGCGGGGCTGATGGTGCACATTGACAACAACCACTGGCTGAAAGCGGGTATTGAGTACGTGAACGGAGTGCAAAACCTGAGCGCCGTCGTCACCCATGACTACTCTGACTGGTCGATGGTGGCGCTAACCAAGGCCCCTGAAACGCTGCGGCTGCGGCTAGAACGGCGGGGCGAGGCGATTGAGCTACTCTACAGGGATGAAAACGGTGACTTCAGGCCCTTTCGGTTGACCTACTTCCAAGACGCGCCCGCCCTTCAGATAGGCATCATGGCTGCTTCCCCCGAAGGAGATGGCTTTGAGGTGACCTTTGCCGGTTACGCTATACAGCCGTCTATCGAGGCATAG
- a CDS encoding MarR family winged helix-turn-helix transcriptional regulator — protein sequence MNLDRIDHILEQWQHELPQVDVSPLSVIGRVLRIARLLEKHREALLAEFGLSVWSFDLLATLRRQGPPYQLKPTDLYSLLMLSSGAMTNRIDRLEQDGLVERLRDAGDRRSVIVQLTSKGIELANAVMPVLFAKEHELLAQFATPNELDLLVPLLRQFLLSLEETV from the coding sequence ATGAACTTAGACAGAATCGACCACATTCTTGAGCAGTGGCAGCACGAGCTACCCCAGGTAGATGTCTCACCTCTAAGCGTGATTGGCCGGGTGCTGCGCATTGCCCGTCTACTCGAAAAACATCGCGAAGCCCTGCTGGCCGAGTTTGGGCTGAGCGTTTGGTCCTTTGATCTGCTGGCTACCCTACGCCGCCAGGGGCCGCCCTATCAGCTCAAGCCCACGGATTTGTATAGCCTGCTGATGCTATCGTCTGGGGCAATGACCAACCGCATCGACCGCCTAGAGCAGGACGGCCTTGTAGAGCGCCTCAGGGATGCGGGCGATCGCCGCAGCGTGATTGTGCAGCTCACTTCTAAAGGTATTGAGCTAGCCAATGCGGTGATGCCAGTCTTGTTTGCCAAAGAACACGAACTGCTGGCACAATTTGCTACTCCCAACGAGCTAGACCTACTCGTGCCGCTCCTCAGGCAGTTCCTGCTGTCTCTAGAAGAGACGGTCTAG
- a CDS encoding NAD-dependent epimerase/dehydratase family protein: protein MNVLLTSATGYIGSAVARALQAKGHRVVALARSAATVQRLESSEIRPHWGDLTDGESLRQAATQVDAVIHTAATNDAAMAAVDRQAVETLLAALAGTQKPFIYTSGIWVMGNTGATVADETFPLNPPPLVAWRPGVEDLVLAAAEQGVRSLVIRPALVYGHGGGLLAMLTRTGQSQGAVPVIGAGQNAWSFVHVDDLAMLYVAALEQAPAGTVLIGASGESVAMGRVALATAEAVGIGERLQRLSLDEAHQTWGDLADALALDQRVSGDRARHLLNWVPVAPSVLTELTQGSYRLGAIAA from the coding sequence ATGAACGTATTACTCACCAGCGCCACCGGCTACATTGGCAGTGCCGTTGCCCGTGCCTTGCAGGCCAAGGGGCACCGAGTTGTTGCTCTGGCTCGGTCGGCGGCAACCGTCCAGCGGCTTGAGTCATCAGAAATTCGACCCCATTGGGGCGACTTGACCGATGGGGAAAGTCTGCGGCAGGCGGCGACCCAGGTGGATGCCGTCATTCACACCGCTGCCACTAATGATGCCGCCATGGCCGCAGTTGACCGGCAGGCCGTCGAAACCCTGCTAGCAGCTCTGGCTGGTACCCAAAAGCCTTTCATTTACACCAGCGGCATCTGGGTGATGGGCAATACCGGGGCAACCGTTGCCGATGAAACGTTTCCCCTCAATCCGCCCCCGCTGGTAGCCTGGCGACCTGGGGTAGAAGACCTCGTGCTAGCTGCGGCGGAACAGGGAGTGCGATCGCTGGTGATTCGTCCGGCCCTGGTCTATGGCCATGGCGGCGGGCTGCTGGCTATGCTCACCCGGACTGGACAAAGCCAGGGTGCCGTGCCCGTGATTGGCGCTGGGCAGAATGCCTGGTCGTTCGTGCATGTGGATGACCTGGCAATGCTGTATGTTGCCGCGCTGGAGCAGGCTCCAGCGGGTACGGTGCTGATTGGTGCCAGCGGGGAGTCGGTAGCCATGGGCCGGGTGGCCTTGGCCACTGCTGAGGCCGTTGGCATTGGAGAGCGATTGCAAAGGCTTTCACTAGACGAGGCCCACCAAACTTGGGGCGACCTGGCGGATGCCCTAGCGCTCGATCAACGGGTATCAGGCGATCGCGCTAGGCATTTGCTTAATTGGGTGCCAGTGGCCCCTTCGGTACTGACTGAATTGACCCAGGGATCCTATCGATTAGGAGCGATCGCGGCTTAA
- a CDS encoding DMT family transporter, translating to MVSLRLSDLQKVASRCQICLFLGLALGSGALLPIQASLNAQLARSLDSVPLAADISYLTGTVVLMALLLSGRFDPPDWSALGQTPRWSWVGGVLGAWYITSSTYFVSVLGTTLTLGLVVGGQAIVGVITDHHGWLGVPRHRLTPHRRVALGLLTVSLFLLTQPR from the coding sequence ATGGTTTCCCTGCGCTTGTCTGATTTGCAAAAGGTGGCTTCTCGCTGCCAAATTTGTCTCTTTTTGGGGCTAGCCCTGGGGAGTGGGGCGCTGTTGCCCATTCAAGCTAGCTTGAATGCCCAATTAGCGCGATCGCTCGACTCAGTACCCCTGGCGGCAGATATCTCCTACCTGACGGGCACCGTTGTGCTCATGGCCCTGCTGTTGAGCGGTCGGTTTGATCCGCCGGATTGGTCAGCCCTGGGCCAAACTCCCCGCTGGAGCTGGGTGGGGGGCGTGTTGGGGGCCTGGTACATCACCTCTAGCACCTACTTTGTTTCGGTGCTGGGGACGACGCTCACCTTGGGTTTAGTGGTGGGCGGGCAGGCGATCGTGGGCGTCATCACCGACCACCATGGTTGGTTGGGTGTGCCCCGGCATCGTCTGACGCCCCATCGTCGCGTTGCCCTAGGGCTGTTAACTGTTTCGCTCTTTTTGCTCACTCAACCGAGGTAA
- a CDS encoding DMT family transporter produces the protein MDMLIALLGAASGGGFLSVGAAANAQLRQTLHSPIAAAAINFMVGSSTLTLLLVLWVFGPQQLDRLGQVPWWAFGGGGLGAIYVTVNTLVVSQLGLTTTTLAVVCSQMVLSLVIDQWGWFGLAPHPISAARVVAIGLLLGAVTLTQLDRNSPAPDARSVSSCDR, from the coding sequence ATGGATATGTTAATTGCGCTGTTGGGTGCAGCGTCGGGAGGTGGATTTTTGTCAGTGGGCGCGGCGGCCAATGCCCAACTGCGGCAAACCCTGCATTCTCCTATTGCCGCTGCGGCTATCAATTTTATGGTGGGATCGAGTACGCTAACGCTGCTGCTGGTGCTGTGGGTATTTGGCCCGCAACAGTTAGATCGACTGGGGCAGGTGCCGTGGTGGGCCTTTGGTGGGGGCGGTCTGGGGGCTATCTATGTGACAGTGAATACGCTGGTGGTGTCGCAACTGGGGCTGACGACCACTACCCTGGCGGTGGTGTGCAGCCAAATGGTGCTATCGCTGGTGATTGATCAGTGGGGTTGGTTTGGCCTGGCACCCCACCCTATCAGCGCGGCCCGCGTGGTGGCGATTGGGTTGCTGCTGGGGGCAGTCACTCTGACCCAGCTCGACCGTAATAGCCCTGCCCCCGATGCCCGTTCAGTTTCGTCGTGCGATCGCTAG
- a CDS encoding TIR domain-containing protein has protein sequence MAALPRIFICYARSDNASDDPSQRWLDRLLQMLGSLELQGLAKAWADNDVEPGEDWHCTIQASLEQAVAAVLLVSPAFLASEYIHNNELPVLLKNAQQRGVVILPLIVRHSLYDEITFKYPDPVQGPEEIALASIQAVNSVSRPLTAMPQTEQDETLLKLARRLKAIVENQLAPLPPPPEPHQGLGAFTADTQEFFFGRQAEVQELVDRLAEAELRAECSRIANLPGANAVDKTLLTIKALSTSLNALQGEVIAPVQDALHRAFTHPCERLRLEGHSLLVHTVAFNPTGDRIVSGGDDGTLRLWNLDGQQIGGAFEGHTRDVLSVAFSPTGDRIVSAGSDGTLRLWDLDGRQIGGPFEGHSGPVVSVAFSPTGNCIVSASDDRTLRLWNLDGQQIGGAFEGHTRNVLSVAFSPTGNYIVSASRDGTLRLWDLDGRQIGGAFEGHSGPVFSVAFSPTGNCIISAGSDRTLRLWDLDGRQIGSPFEGHSGPVFSVAFSPTGDRIVSASRDGTLRLWDLDGRQIGGPFEGHSDAVWAVAFSPTRDRIVSAGSDGTLRLWDLDGRQIGSPFEGHSDAVLSVAFSPTGDRIVSAGGDGTLRLWDLDGRQIGGPFEGHSDAVWAVAFSPTGNCIISAGVDRTLRLWDLDGRQIGGPFEGHSNIVLSVAFSPTGDRIVSAGSDGTLRLWDLDGQQIGGPFEGHSNSVWAVAFSPTGNCIVSAGTDRTLRLWDLDGRQIGGPFEGHSDAVWAVAFSPTRDRIVSAGTDRTLRLWDLDGRQIGGPFEGHSDAVFSVAFSPTGDRIVSASRDRTLHLWDLDGQQIGGAFEGHSDAVFSVAFSPTGDRIVSASRDRTLRLWPGGSWTDWLHTCCSRLIHHPRFTRSTSDSDRQACQVCQDYVWTKAELAEFRQAQALAQ, from the coding sequence ATGGCCGCCCTGCCCCGCATCTTCATCTGCTACGCCCGCAGCGACAATGCCAGCGACGACCCTAGCCAACGCTGGCTTGATCGCCTGCTGCAAATGCTAGGGTCGCTGGAGCTCCAAGGGCTGGCTAAAGCTTGGGCTGACAACGACGTAGAACCGGGAGAAGACTGGCACTGCACCATTCAGGCTAGCCTGGAGCAGGCGGTGGCGGCGGTGCTGCTGGTCAGCCCAGCGTTTTTGGCCTCGGAGTACATCCACAATAACGAGCTGCCGGTGCTGCTAAAAAACGCCCAGCAGCGGGGCGTCGTCATTTTGCCGCTGATTGTGCGCCACAGCCTCTACGACGAGATCACTTTTAAGTATCCCGACCCGGTGCAGGGGCCAGAGGAAATCGCCCTGGCCTCGATTCAGGCGGTAAACTCGGTGAGCCGTCCTCTCACAGCCATGCCCCAGACCGAGCAAGATGAAACTTTGCTGAAGCTGGCCCGCCGCCTCAAAGCAATTGTTGAAAACCAACTCGCCCCGCTGCCGCCCCCGCCCGAGCCTCACCAGGGCCTGGGAGCCTTTACTGCCGACACGCAGGAGTTTTTCTTTGGTCGTCAGGCGGAGGTACAGGAGCTGGTAGACAGGCTGGCCGAGGCCGAGCTGCGAGCGGAATGCAGCCGCATTGCCAACCTGCCCGGAGCGAATGCTGTAGACAAAACCCTGCTGACTATCAAGGCGTTGAGCACTAGCCTCAATGCTCTGCAAGGCGAGGTGATCGCCCCAGTGCAAGACGCCCTGCACCGCGCTTTTACCCACCCTTGCGAACGGCTACGGCTGGAGGGTCATTCGCTCTTGGTTCATACGGTGGCCTTTAACCCTACTGGGGACCGTATCGTCTCCGGCGGCGACGACGGCACCCTACGCCTTTGGAACCTCGACGGGCAGCAGATCGGCGGTGCCTTTGAGGGCCATACCAGAGACGTTTTGTCGGTGGCTTTTAGCCCTACTGGAGATCGCATTGTCTCCGCTGGCAGCGACGGCACCCTGCGCCTGTGGGACCTCGACGGACGGCAGATCGGCGGTCCCTTTGAGGGCCACTCTGGCCCAGTTGTGTCGGTGGCCTTTAGCCCTACTGGAAATTGCATTGTCTCCGCCAGTGACGACCGCACCCTGCGCCTTTGGAACCTCGACGGGCAGCAGATCGGCGGTGCCTTTGAGGGCCATACCAGAAACGTTTTGTCGGTGGCCTTTAGCCCCACCGGGAACTACATTGTCTCCGCCAGCCGGGACGGCACCCTGCGCCTGTGGGATCTCGACGGGCGGCAGATCGGCGGCGCCTTTGAGGGCCACTCTGGCCCGGTTTTCTCGGTGGCCTTTAGCCCCACTGGAAATTGCATTATCTCCGCTGGCAGCGACCGCACCCTACGCCTATGGGACCTCGACGGGCGGCAGATCGGCAGTCCCTTTGAAGGCCACTCTGGCCCGGTTTTCTCGGTGGCCTTTAGCCCCACCGGAGATCGCATTGTCTCCGCTAGCCGGGACGGCACCCTGCGCCTATGGGACCTCGACGGGCGGCAGATCGGTGGTCCCTTTGAAGGCCACTCCGACGCGGTTTGGGCAGTGGCCTTTAGCCCCACTAGGGATCGCATTGTCTCCGCTGGTAGCGATGGCACCCTACGCCTGTGGGACCTCGACGGGCGGCAGATCGGCAGTCCCTTTGAAGGTCACTCTGACGCGGTTTTGTCCGTGGCCTTTAGCCCCACTGGGGATCGCATTGTCTCTGCCGGCGGCGATGGCACCCTACGCCTATGGGACCTCGACGGGCGGCAGATCGGTGGTCCCTTTGAAGGCCACTCCGACGCGGTTTGGGCAGTGGCCTTTAGCCCCACTGGAAATTGCATTATCTCCGCTGGCGTCGACCGCACCCTGCGCCTGTGGGACCTCGACGGGCGGCAGATCGGTGGTCCCTTTGAAGGCCACTCCAACATTGTTTTGTCGGTGGCCTTTAGCCCCACTGGGGATCGCATTGTCTCCGCTGGTAGCGATGGTACCCTACGCCTGTGGGACCTTGACGGGCAGCAGATCGGCGGTCCCTTTGAAGGCCACTCCAACTCGGTTTGGGCAGTGGCCTTTAGCCCCACTGGAAACTGCATTGTCTCCGCTGGCACCGACCGCACCCTGCGCCTGTGGGACCTCGACGGACGGCAGATCGGCGGTCCCTTCGAAGGCCACTCCGACGCGGTTTGGGCAGTGGCCTTTAGCCCCACTAGGGATCGCATTGTCTCCGCTGGCACCGACCGCACCCTGCGCCTGTGGGACCTCGACGGGCGGCAGATCGGCGGTCCCTTTGAGGGCCACTCCGACGCGGTTTTCTCGGTGGCCTTTAGCCCCACTGGAGATCGCATTGTCTCCGCCAGCCGCGACCGCACCCTGCACCTGTGGGACCTCGACGGGCAGCAGATCGGCGGCGCCTTTGAAGGCCACTCCGACGCGGTTTTCTCGGTGGCCTTTAGCCCCACTGGAGATCGCATTGTCTCCGCCAGCCGCGACCGCACCCTGCGCCTGTGGCCAGGGGGCAGTTGGACAGACTGGCTGCACACCTGCTGTAGCCGTCTTATACACCATCCCCGCTTTACCCGGTCCACTAGCGACAGCGATCGCCAAGCCTGCCAGGTCTGCCAAGACTACGTGTGGACCAAGGCAGAGCTAGCGGAGTTTCGTCAGGCCCAGGCCCTTGCCCAGTGA